A single genomic interval of Rhododendron vialii isolate Sample 1 chromosome 3a, ASM3025357v1 harbors:
- the LOC131320035 gene encoding transcription factor MYB123-like codes for MGRSPCCSKEGLNRGAWTATEDKILKDYITLHGEGKWRNLPKRAGLMRCGKSCRLRWLNYLRPDIKRGNISHDEEELIIRLHKLLGNRWSLIAGRLPGRTDNEIKNYWNTNLCKKLSNPKNPKHSSDHHHEKKNKISKSKNNMDPQLKKESSNVVRTKAVRCSSKVLMISNPPPQPDKKTDQPMANSSMDKQPLDMIVREVEDNNNNSRDFGLDGDIGEGDVWLSGFLNSEELLMISHEENTMEDWSGNSFLDQPNSNPHDLTYFLECGGDWLADN; via the exons ATGGGGAGAAGCCCGTGTTGCTCAAAGGAGGGGTTGAACAGAGGGGCATGGACTGCTACTGAAGACAAGATTCTCAAAGACTACATTACCCTCCATGGCGAAGGCAAGTGGAGAAACCTTCCTAAGAGAGCAG GGCTAATGAGGTGCGGGAAGAGTTGTAGACTGAGATGGTTGAATTATCTGAGACCAGACATTAAGAGAGGGAACATTTCTCACGATGAGGAAGAGCTCATCATCAGGCTTCACAAGCTCTTGGGGAACAG ATGGTCTCTGATAGCTGGGAGGCTTCCAGGGCGAACAgacaatgaaataaaaaacTACTGGAACACCAACTTATGCAAGAAATTATCCAACCCAAAAAACCCAAAGCATTCTTCTGATCATCATCATgagaagaaaaacaagatcAGCAAGTCCAAAAATAACATGGACCCACAGCTCAAGAAAGAATCATCCAATGTGGTCCGGACCAAGGCAGTAAGGTGTTCCTCCAAAGTCCTCATGATCAGCAATCCTCCTCCACAGCCAGACAAGAAAACCGATCAGCCAATGGCCAACTCTTCCATGGATAAGCAGCCACTGGATATGATTGTCCGAGAAGTAGaggataataataataactcgAGGGATTTTGGTTTGGATGGAGATATAGGGGAAGGGGATGTTTGGTTGTCAGGGTTTCTGAATTCTGAGGAACTTCTAATGATTTCTCATGAGGAGAATACTATGGAGGATTGGAGTGGAAACAGTTTCCTCGATCAACCGAATTCAAATCCCCATGATTTGACTTATTTTCTCGAGTGTGGAGGTGATTGGCTAGCAGATAATTAA